Proteins found in one Triticum aestivum cultivar Chinese Spring chromosome 4D, IWGSC CS RefSeq v2.1, whole genome shotgun sequence genomic segment:
- the LOC123100405 gene encoding cortical cell-delineating protein — MASRAATFVALSLLLSAVATHGCGPYCQPPVVVPTPPVVVPPPYHGGGAHGHGGQCSIDALKLRVCANVLGGLLGLKVGVPAHDECCPLLQGLVDLDAAVCLCTAVRANVLGIHLNVPVDISLLLNHCGKTCPSEFTCPAH; from the coding sequence ATGGCATCCAGAGCTGCTACCTTCGTCGCCCTGAGcctcctcctctccgccgtcgccacgCACGGCTGCGGACCCTATTGCCAGCCGCCAGTCGTCGTGCCGACACCGCCCGTTGTCGTTCCGCCGCCGTACCATGGAGGAGGAGCGCACGGCCACGGCGGGCAGTGCTCTATCGACGCCCTAAAGCTGAGGGTGTGCGCCAACGTTCTCGGCGGCCTGCTCGGCCTCAAGGTCGGCGTTCCGGCGCACGACGAGTGCTGCCCGCTGCTCCAGGGGTTGGTCGACCTTGACGCCGCCGTCTGCCTGTGCACCGCCGTCAGGGCCAACGTCCTCGGCATCCACCTCAACGTGCCTGTGGACATCAGCCTCCTCCTCAACCACTGCGGCAAGACGTGCCCGTCCGAGTTCACTTGCCCAGCCCATTAA